Below is a window of Edaphobacter dinghuensis DNA.
TACACCGTTCGCAAGTTCAACGACGGCTTCTACATCCTGTTGACCATCGCCGCCGAGGGCTCGCTGATCACCGAGATCGAGCGTCGCCTCCGCGTCTCCGAGCAGGTGATCAAGTTCATCACCGTGCGCATGGACGAAGAAGAGAAGCGCCTCGCCAAGGTGAAGGCCCTGCGCGACTCCAAGGTCAAGCGCAGCGCACAGCCGGCTGCTGCATCGTCGCAGGCTCCTGCTGCCGAGAGCGCAGAGGAAGCTCCTGACGCCGCTGCCGCGCCCGTCGAGAACGCCGCCGTCTAGCTTCATCGCCACAAGATCTGCGATGCCTGCCTGACGCCGCATCGCGCAACGTTTTACGAATCGCTTGATCCCACTTCCGTTCGGCCCTCCGGGCCAAATGTTCAGA
It encodes the following:
- the rpsF gene encoding 30S ribosomal protein S6; translation: MNRTYEIMFIVRPDVEEAEIDKLIEGFSSNVTSGGGEVKSVEKMGRRRLAYTVRKFNDGFYILLTIAAEGSLITEIERRLRVSEQVIKFITVRMDEEEKRLAKVKALRDSKVKRSAQPAAASSQAPAAESAEEAPDAAAAPVENAAV